The following coding sequences lie in one Arachis ipaensis cultivar K30076 chromosome B03, Araip1.1, whole genome shotgun sequence genomic window:
- the LOC107629787 gene encoding E3 ubiquitin-protein ligase PUB23 has product MDYSEIEVPAPFLCPISLHLMREPVTVSTGITYDRESIERWLFSCKNFTCPVTKQQVLQTQDLTPNHTLQRLIQNWCTQNHVSLDETTQHDSSSTIEKAQVVKLLNEAKRFSHDEKLKFLKWIKTIALESESNKQCLESAGAIDFLASTMDEAHSTLFIIEAGIELLFKLNPSIYQLKYLINNEKIHFFESLFHVLRLGNQESRTYATLLLKSSFGVANPTQLSCVKTEYFVEISRVIRDKISQEASKAALKLLVDLCSRGRNQVRAVEAGLVLNLIDLLIDSNNISEKRICELILIALDRLCGCAEGRAALLSHGAAVAAISKKILRVSCVASDRAVKILATVCRYSATLNLLQEMLVVGAVSKLCLVLQVDNGASNKAKERASEILKLHTKVWKNSPCIPVNLLSNYP; this is encoded by the coding sequence ATGGACTATTCAGAAATCGAGGTTCCTGCACCATTTCTATGCCCAATATCACTTCACCTAATGAGAGAGCCTGTTACTGTTTCAACAGGAATCACATATGATAGAGAATCCATAGAGAGATGGTTATTCTCATGCAAGAATTTCACTTGCCCTGTTACAAAGCAACAAGTTTTACAAACACAAGATCTTACTCCAAACCACACTCTTCAAAGGTTGATCCAAAATTGGTGCACTCAGAATCATGTCTCACTTGATGAAACGACTCAGCATGATTCTAGTTCAACCATTGAAAAAGCTCAAGTTGTGAAACTCTTGAATGAAGCAAAGAGGTTTTCACATGATGAGAAATTGAAGTTTCTCAAATGGATTAAAACAATTGCTCTGGAGAGTGAAAGTAACAAACAGTGTTTGGAATCTGCAGGGGCAATAGATTTCTTGGCTTCAACCATGGATGAAGCACATTCAACTTTGTTCATCATTGAAGCAGGTATTGAACTCTTGTTTAAATTGAATCCTTCAATATATCAGCTAAAGTATCTTATAAACAATgaaaaaattcacttttttgaGTCATTGTTTCATGTATTGAGACTTGGAAACCAAGAATCTAGAACTTATGCAACATTGCTATTGAAATCATCATTTGGGGTGGCCAATCCAACCCAATTGAGCTGTGTCAAAACCGAATATTTTGTCGAAATATCAAGAGTGATAAGGGACAAGATCTCACAAGAAGCTTCCAAGGCCGCGCTGAAGCTTCTTGTGGATCTTTGTTCCCGGGGCAGGAACCAGGTCAGAGCAGTCGAGGCTGGCTTAGTACTAAACCTCATTGATCTCCTCATTGATAGTAACAATATTTCCGAAAAACGGATTTGTGAACTCATATTGATAGCTTTGGATAGGCTCTGCGGCTGCGCAGAAGGGCGCGCCGCCTTGTTGAGCCATGGTGCTGCTGTCGCCGCCATTTCGAAGAAGATTCTAAGGGTTTCTTGTGTTGCAAGTGATAGAGCTGTTAAGATTTTGGCCACAGTTTGTAGGTATTCAGCAACACTTAATTTGCTTCAAGAGATGTTGGTGGTTGGTGCTGTGTCTAAGTTGTGTTTGGTGCTTCAAGTGGATAATGGTGCTTCCAATAAGGCTAAGGAGAGGGCTAGTGAGATCCTTAAGTTGCATACAAAGGTTTGGAAGAATTCCCCATGTATTCCTGTTAATTTGCTTTCAAACTATccatga